GTACCACTATTCGAACACTATTTTATCGAAAAAATCGCACCGGACCAGAAATTGTTAAAGCAGTGAGTAGTGTAACGATATTCTTACTTTCTGGATTATCGATATTGAGCTTAGTTTTATTTACTGGAATATTTGATCTATCATTTTTAAATGAATATAAGTATTTATATATCGCTATTATCATTGCAATTTGTTATTTCCCGGTAATGTTTTTAGTCGTTTATTTAAAACGTAATTTTTTCTCGGAGAACTTCTCCGCAAAATATATGCTTTCATTGGTTGTCATTTCCTTATGTGAATGGTCTTTTATCTTATTATTCATTTACTTCATTTGTTTATTTTTACATATCGACATTTCAATCATTGAGGTTTTACCTGTTTTTTTAGTAGCATCTGTTGCAGCACTTTTAAGTATGATTCCAGGCGGCCTTGGATCTTTTGATTTTATTTTCTTACTAGGTTTTACATACTTTGGAATCGATAAGGAAACGACACTTCTTGTTTTATTGATTTATCGTTTCAGTTATTTCTTTTTCCCGTTTGCTTGCGGTATTATTTTAGCTCTTAAATTATTATGGAATAAAATCAATCAATCATTTAATAATATTCCAAATCAAATTTCTACTTATTTAGGGCATAAACTTATTACGATTTTAGTTTTTTTATCTGGTGTTATCCTATTAGTTTCTGCTGCTGTACCAAGCATGCTTTTAAGAATTAGTCTTTTAAATTTAATTTTACCTTCGACAATTATTAATATTTCACATTTAATTTCAGTCACAGCAGGCTTTACATTGTTAGGACTCTCTCGTGGAATTGATTATAAAGATAAAAGAGCATGGTATATAACACTTTTCATGCTAATTGTCGGGGCAGTTACAACGTATTCAAAAGGATTAGATTATGAAGAAGCACTTTTTGTATTAGCAGTTGCATTTATATTATTTATTTCAAAGAAACAATTTTATAGAGAAAGTTTCGTTTTAACTTGGGGTAAGCTTATTGTTGATAATTTTATTTTATTTTTCTTTTTAGGTAGTTATTTACTTATTGCTTATATCAATCTACCTCAAACAAATGTCAAAATACCTGCTAAATATTTACCTTATATACTGGTTAATTCGAGAGATATCGTGATTAGTGCAGTTCTTGGTTTTGCAGCTGCTTTACTATTTTTTTATATCGCATTTTTTAAAGTTAAAAGAAAACAATTTGAATTTATAAATACGAAAGCTGAAGAAGAAAAAATAAAAGAACATTTTAATAAGTATGGTGGTACAGAGCTTTCACATTTGGTTTTTTTACATGATAAATATTTATTCTGGGCTCAGGATGAGACAGTATTATTTATTTTTCAGCCATATGCAGATAAATTAGTTATTTTAGGTGACCCGGTTGGTGAAAAATCTCGTTTATATCCCGCTATTGAAGAATTATTAAACTATGCCGATCAATTTGGATATACACTCGTCTTCTACCAAGTAAACTCAAATTCACTATCCTATTTACATGAAAATGGATTTGATTTCTTTAAACTTGGTGAAGAAGGATTTACTGATATTTCAACATTCACTTTATCTGGAAAACGTAATAAAGGAATTCGTGCACTTTACAATAAATTTGAACGCGAAGAATATAGTTTTGAAATTGTTGAACCACCTTATTCAAATGAATTCTTTACGGAATTAAAGGAATTATCTCAAGAGTGGCTGAAAGGGCGAAAAGAAAAAGGATTTTCACTTGGCTATTTTGATGAGGATTACATCAAACTTGCGCCAGTAGCTATTATTAAAAACAATGAAAATAAAATGATTGCATTTGCATCCATTATGCCAAACTATAATGATCATACGATTTCAATTGATTTAATGCGTCATAGAGTTGACGCTCCAAAAGGAATTATGGACTTTATGTTTGTTAACTTAATTGAATGGTTTAGGTCTAGAAATTTTCATTATTTTAATGTCGGTATGACACCTTTAGCAAACGTGGGTCTATCTAAGTATTCATTTACAAGTGAAAAAATTGCAGCGCAAATTTATCAATATGGACAATTTTTATATCACTTTCAAGGTTTAAGAAGCTTCAAAGAAAAATATGTTAATTCTTGGACGCCTAAGTTTTTGGCGTATCATAAAAAAACATCCTTACCAATCACAATGCTACAAATAACTTCATTAATTTCTAGGTCTAGAAAAAATTAAATTTACAGCCAGTTAATGTATTGAACATTGACTGGCTTTTTTATGTTGGAGAAGCCTTTTCCCCCTTCAAACCTACTCAATTAATAATTAAAATAAATAAATTGGTATAAAATAATCGTTATTATCGCTTGCAAAACTATTTTTCATCAGTTATGATTGTGTCATATTAAATTGTGCACAACTAATATGTAAGGATGTTGATTCGAATGAATAAAGAAAATCAGCTTTTGCTTGAAAATCAATTATGCTTTTCAATTTATGCTTGTTCTCGAGAAATTACTAAATTATATCGACCAATTTTAGATGAAATCGGTATAACGTATCCGCAATATCTTGCCTTGCTTTCACTTTGGGAAAAAGACCAACAAACTGTGAAAGAACTTGGAGAGACTCTTTTTTTAGACTCAGGAACTCTTACACCAATGCTAAAACGAATGGAATCTGCGGGACTAATTTTCCGTAAACGTGATTCAAGTGATGAGAGAAAAGTATTTATTACATTAACTGAAGAAGGTACTAAATTAAAAGAAAAAGCTTTTTGTATACCTGAGAAGTTTTTCAAGGAAAGTAATACTACCCAAGAGGAATTTTTAACAATATTAAACCAAACAAAAGCATTATTAAAGAAAGTTCAATCTGCAAACGAAAATAAAAATAGATAATTTATATTAAGGAGAGATTGTAATGGAAAAATTATATACTGCTACAGCAACTGCAACAGGTGGACGTGACGGAAGGGTTATTTCATCAGATGATTTTATTAATTTATCACTTAAACCACCAGTGGAATTAGGCGGACCTGGTGGAGCAACGAATCCAGAACAACTTTTTGCCGCTGGCTATTCAGCTTGCTTTGATAGTGCACTAAATTTAGTAGCTCGCCAACAAAAAATTAAATTAGAATCTACATCAGTTACTGCAAACATAACAATTGGTAAAGACCCTGCTGATGGAGGTTTCAAATTAGCTGCTCAACTTGATGTAAAAGTACAAGGTGTTCCAACAGAGGTAGCTGTAGAACTAGTAAAAGCAGCTCATGGCGTTTGCCCATATTCAAAAGCAACTAGAGGAAACATGGATGTACAATTAAGAGTAATCGGATAATATTTAGCATAATGGGAGAAGGAGAAGAAAAAGTTTTTACTTACACCTTCTCCCTCTATCCCTATCCTTGTTCTATTATCGTTTCATATTTCAATGAATCATCTTTTGTGAAGAATTTTCTATAGGATAGAAGTGTTGAGGAGAATACACTAATTGCGATTGCGCCAATTAAAATACATTCTATGAGCAACTGATATTTAATCGCATATAAAGGACTTATACCTGCAAAAATCATTCCCGTCATCGAGCCTGGTAAAGTAACAATTCCTACTGTTTTAGCTCGATCAATTGATGGAATTAAGGCAGCCTTAATTGCATTTTTTATGACACTATTTGAAGCTTGTTTTGTTGTTGCCCCTAAGCATAATGCAGCTTCAATTTGATTTTTATTTGCCCGAATTTCAGCTCTGAGCCTTGTTAAGGCTAAGCTATTTGCATTCATTGATGTACTAATAATCATACTAGATATTGGAATAACATATTGAGCTTTTAATGCAATTTTGTTTGCTACCAATACGACTCCTAAAGAAATCATAACGCCTAGCAAAATACTAATAAATGAAATAAAAAATGCGCCTTCAATTTGTTGTGACCTTTTACTCGAAGTATAAGCACCGAATAAAATCATACAAAATAAAATAATGATGACAATTAAAAAATGCTCAATTTGCAGTATGTATTCAAGTACATAACCCATGATCATTAATTGAATGACGGCCCTAACTGAAGAAATGCCAATGTCTTTTTCAACACCAAGCTTTTGATAATAGGATAAGGCGATAGCAATCATAATTAATAAAAATGTCAAAGATACTCCTGTAATATGCAAATTACCTTCCATCATTTCACCTCTTTAAGCAATTGTAGAAAGAAAATTTTTCCCTAGTTCTGTGCTTGGATTCATAAAAAATTCATTAACTGGACTCACTTCTACTAATTTACCGTCAATTAGTAACCCTACTCGATCAGCTATTTGTTGAACTAAATCCATATTATGTGTAACAAGAATAATCGTTAAATTTTCTTCTTTTTTTAAAGTTACTAGAAGCTCCTGAATATGTAGAGTCGATTGTGGATCTAATGCTGAAGTAATTTCATCACATAATAAAATAGTTGGTTTCATTACTATTGCTCTTGCGATCGAAACTCTTTGCTGTTGACCAATCGAAAGTGTTGAAGCATTACGATCAAGTAATTTCGTCTCTAATCCTACTTTTTCTAATAAAGATTTCGCTACTGTTTTGGAATCTGTCTTGTCATAGCTACTATTTATTTTGACTCCATACAAAATATTATCCTCAACAGTCCCTTCAAATAATGAAGGAGTTTGTAGGATCATTACAGCACTTTTTCTTAAATTTTGAGGAGTCATTTTGTATATTGATTGTCCATTTAAATGAATTTCACCTTGACTAATTGACTGTAATCGATTTAATGTCCGAAGCAATGTCGACTTCCCCGCTCCTGAAGTTCCAATTAGGCAAAAAATCTCACCCTTATTCGTTTGAAAATGAATGTTTTTAAGGATTGAACTTCCCAAAATATCTACACTTATATTGTTAATTGATAAGGACATTCTCTCTCACCTCTTACTAAATGAAAGGTGCCCTATACAAGGACACCTTTTTATAATTAACTAAATTATTTTTCTTCCACGGCCATGAGGTATGCAAAGTGGCGTTCCGAATAATGGATCCTTCACAATATCGCAGTTCATACAGAAAACGTCACAGATTAAGTTCTGATTTATGATGTTTTCTGGGTCTCCTTCTGCGTATACATCACCGTTTAAAATTGCAACAACGTTGTGTGCATATCGACATGCTAAGTTTATATCATGTAGTACCATAACAATTGTACGCTGCTCTTTTTCATTTAATTCGTAAAGTAAGTCTAAAATCTCGATTTGATGTGTTAAATCCAAATAGGTTGTTGGTTCATCTAATAAAATTGTATCTGTGTCCTGAGCCAATGTCATCGCAATCCAAGCACGTTGACGTTGTCCACCAGATAAAGAATCGACTAATTGATCCTTTAATTCATGCATATTCGTCATTTTCAAAGCATGATTTACTTTTTCTTCATCTTCTTTTGACCATTGTTTTAACCAAGTTTGATATGGATATCTTCCTTGTTTTACTAATTGAAAAACGGTTAAACCTTCTGGTGCAACAGGACTTTGAGGCAGGATTGAAAGATTACGTGCAATTTCCTTTGTAGGTCGCTTACTAATTTCTTTTCCATCAAGTAAGATCGTTCCACTTTTTGGTTGAAGTAATCTTGCAAGTGAACGAAGTAATGTAGATTTTCCACATCCATTAGCTCCAATTAAAACTGTGATTCTTCCTTTTGGGACTTGAAAATTTAACTCGTTTATAATTGTACGATCATCATATGATAACGTTAATTTTTCTGTTTCGATTGCGCTCGTTGACATCTAATCACCTTTTTCCAGTCTTAAATAATAAATAGATAAAATATGGTGCACCAATTACAGCAGTAAATACACCAGCAGGTATTTGAATTGGACTAAACACCGTTCTTCCAATTGTATCAGCTACCAATACCATGATGGCACCGATGATTCCAGATAAGGGAATCAATACACCGTAAGAAGCACCAACTATTTTCCGAGCAATATGAGGTGCAATTAGTCCAACAAATGCGATTGCTCCTGCAAATGCAACTGCACCAGCTACTAATGCTGTACTTATAAATAACAAGATTAGGCGATTTTTTTCTACCTGAACTCCTAAGCTTGTTGAAACTTCATCTCCAAGTTGCTGCGTATTGATCTGTCTAATAAACGATAATGCTAATACGATTAAAACTAACGTCCAGACTGAAATGATTTTAACTTGTTCCCAGTTCGCTCCATAGACGCTCCCGGTTAACCACATATTCGCTTCAGTTGCTCTAAAAATAGGGCCAATAATCATAAAGAATGAAGTTGTCGCTTGAGCTAATGCCGAAAATCCTACTCCTACTAAAACTAATCTTAATGGTTTTAATTCCCCATCCTTATAAGCTAAAGCATATACAAAAACTAAACTTATGATGGCACCGATAAATGCCGCTAATGGTAGCCATTTTATACTTACTGTTAATTGATTAGTACGATTATCACTAAAAATAGCGAAAAATAATACAACGGCAGCGCCAGCTCCACCTGTTATCCCAAGAATATCTGGAGATGCTAGTGGATTTCTAACTAGCCCTTGAAGAATTGCTCCAGCAATCGCTAAAGAAATCCCAGCAAAAATTGCAATGATGATTCGTGGCATTCGAAATGCTTGAATAAATAATTCATCTATTTTTTCCCCTTCACCAAAAATAACAGATAATACTTTTGGAATTGAGATATAACGGTCACCTATGGTTAAGCTCACTATAAATGAACTGATCAGTAAAAGAAGGGCAATTATTAAAACGGAAAATGATCGTTTATTAAATAGTAGAGAAAAGTACTTGTTTCTTAATTTGATCATGTTCATTTTACTGTACCGCCTTTTCTTGCTAAGTAAATAAAAAATGGTGCACCAATAACTGCGGTCATAATACCAACTGGCGTTTCTTCTGGCATTAAAATGTAACGAGATCCTACATCAGCTAAAAGAAGTAAAATTGCTCCGAAAATGCCACAAAACGGAATCATCCAACGATAATCATTTTTAACGAACATTCTAACTATTTGAGGGACAATTATACCGACTAATCCTATTGGTCCTGCTATACTTACAGCACCACCGGCTAAAATGATGACTAATACAACTAATGTCGTTTTTAATAAAGCTGTATTTTGACCTAAAGCTCTAGATACATCTTCTCCTAACATGAATGTATTAATCTTCCCACCAAGTGCAAATGAGACTACCCAAGCTATTACGATATATGGTAGTACCATATGTAAAGAATCAAGTGAACGCCCTTGAACAGAACCAGCTAGCCAAAATAGTACTTGCTCTAATGCCACTTCGTTAGTTACTAGCAAACCTTGGGTGATTGAGCTAAACATAGCTGCAATTGAAACACCAGCCAAAGTAATTTTTAATGGTGTCGCTCCGTCTTTCCCTATTGAACTTAAACCAAATACAAATACCGCTGATAATGTAGCTCCCATAAATGAAAGCCATATAGTCGCATTAGGTGATTGTAAATGAAAAAAAGTGATACTAAGTACAATTAACATCGAGGCACCAGCGTTAATTCCTAGAACGCTTGGTGATGCTAGAGGATTTTTAGTTAAAACTTGCATAAATAAACCAGCGATTGCTAAACTTGCTCCTACTATTGCAGCAATAATGGCTCTTGGAACTCGAACATTTTGAATAATTAACTGTTCATTAGACCCATCAAATTGTGTAAATGAATGAATTAAGCTTGTAAAACTAGTATCCGTATACCCTAGTAAAATACTAGAAAAAAAACAGATCACTAATAATAAAATACAAGCAACTAATACAATAACTCTTGATCTTGGATGAATAAGCATTTTATATCCCCTACTATTCTATTCTCTTCTATTAGTCTAAATGATATGAATTATCAAGTCAATGAGAATGATTTTCATTTTCTTGTTGACTTCTAATCAAATCTTAATCTATAATGCTATTTGTCGAGGCAAATGATAATCATTATCAAACAAAAAGGGAGACCATTCTATGAAAAAACTAAAAATTTCCTCACTAATTGCTCTATTCATTGCAGCAATTATGGTATTAGGTGCTTGTGGCACAAAAAAATCAGATGAAGCTTCTGGTAAAGAAAGTAAAAAAGCAAATACAATTACGATTGAGCATGCAATGGGTAAGACAAAAGTTCCTCTTAATCCAAAAAGAGCTGTTATTTTAACAAACGAAGGAACTGAAGCTTTACTAGCATTAGGTGTGAAACCAGTTGGTGCTGTTAAATCATGGACAGGTAACCCTTGGTACGATCATATATCTAAAGATATGGATGGCGTAGAAGTTGTAGGTGTGGAAAGTGAAGTTAACCTTGAGAAAATCGCTAATTTAAAGCCAGATTTAATCATCGGTAATAAAATGCGTCAAGAAAAAGTATATGAGCAATTAAGTGCAATTGCACCAACCGTTTTCGCTGAAACATTACGTGGAGACTGGCAAGAAAACTTCAAATTTTACGCTAAAGTTTTAAACAAAGAAGAACAAGGTAATACAGTATTAGCTGATTATACAAAGCGTGTTGATGAACTTAAAGGTGAATTAGGCGAAAAAGTAAATCAA
This genomic interval from Gottfriedia acidiceleris contains the following:
- the mprF gene encoding bifunctional lysylphosphatidylglycerol flippase/synthetase MprF, encoding MNKIRISKVGLFKLIFISILLVTFIFVGKNVLLNFDFKMFFNYMESLTLIQYFLIFALGILAVSPMFLYDFVLVRLLNLDFSFRKILMVAWLANTSSNLIGLGGVAGTTIRTLFYRKNRTGPEIVKAVSSVTIFLLSGLSILSLVLFTGIFDLSFLNEYKYLYIAIIIAICYFPVMFLVVYLKRNFFSENFSAKYMLSLVVISLCEWSFILLFIYFICLFLHIDISIIEVLPVFLVASVAALLSMIPGGLGSFDFIFLLGFTYFGIDKETTLLVLLIYRFSYFFFPFACGIILALKLLWNKINQSFNNIPNQISTYLGHKLITILVFLSGVILLVSAAVPSMLLRISLLNLILPSTIINISHLISVTAGFTLLGLSRGIDYKDKRAWYITLFMLIVGAVTTYSKGLDYEEALFVLAVAFILFISKKQFYRESFVLTWGKLIVDNFILFFFLGSYLLIAYINLPQTNVKIPAKYLPYILVNSRDIVISAVLGFAAALLFFYIAFFKVKRKQFEFINTKAEEEKIKEHFNKYGGTELSHLVFLHDKYLFWAQDETVLFIFQPYADKLVILGDPVGEKSRLYPAIEELLNYADQFGYTLVFYQVNSNSLSYLHENGFDFFKLGEEGFTDISTFTLSGKRNKGIRALYNKFEREEYSFEIVEPPYSNEFFTELKELSQEWLKGRKEKGFSLGYFDEDYIKLAPVAIIKNNENKMIAFASIMPNYNDHTISIDLMRHRVDAPKGIMDFMFVNLIEWFRSRNFHYFNVGMTPLANVGLSKYSFTSEKIAAQIYQYGQFLYHFQGLRSFKEKYVNSWTPKFLAYHKKTSLPITMLQITSLISRSRKN
- a CDS encoding MarR family winged helix-turn-helix transcriptional regulator, yielding MNKENQLLLENQLCFSIYACSREITKLYRPILDEIGITYPQYLALLSLWEKDQQTVKELGETLFLDSGTLTPMLKRMESAGLIFRKRDSSDERKVFITLTEEGTKLKEKAFCIPEKFFKESNTTQEEFLTILNQTKALLKKVQSANENKNR
- a CDS encoding organic hydroperoxide resistance protein; this translates as MEKLYTATATATGGRDGRVISSDDFINLSLKPPVELGGPGGATNPEQLFAAGYSACFDSALNLVARQQKIKLESTSVTANITIGKDPADGGFKLAAQLDVKVQGVPTEVAVELVKAAHGVCPYSKATRGNMDVQLRVIG
- a CDS encoding ABC transporter permease, whose product is MEGNLHITGVSLTFLLIMIAIALSYYQKLGVEKDIGISSVRAVIQLMIMGYVLEYILQIEHFLIVIIILFCMILFGAYTSSKRSQQIEGAFFISFISILLGVMISLGVVLVANKIALKAQYVIPISSMIISTSMNANSLALTRLRAEIRANKNQIEAALCLGATTKQASNSVIKNAIKAALIPSIDRAKTVGIVTLPGSMTGMIFAGISPLYAIKYQLLIECILIGAIAISVFSSTLLSYRKFFTKDDSLKYETIIEQG
- a CDS encoding phosphate ABC transporter ATP-binding protein; the protein is MSLSINNISVDILGSSILKNIHFQTNKGEIFCLIGTSGAGKSTLLRTLNRLQSISQGEIHLNGQSIYKMTPQNLRKSAVMILQTPSLFEGTVEDNILYGVKINSSYDKTDSKTVAKSLLEKVGLETKLLDRNASTLSIGQQQRVSIARAIVMKPTILLCDEITSALDPQSTLHIQELLVTLKKEENLTIILVTHNMDLVQQIADRVGLLIDGKLVEVSPVNEFFMNPSTELGKNFLSTIA
- a CDS encoding ABC transporter ATP-binding protein; this translates as MSTSAIETEKLTLSYDDRTIINELNFQVPKGRITVLIGANGCGKSTLLRSLARLLQPKSGTILLDGKEISKRPTKEIARNLSILPQSPVAPEGLTVFQLVKQGRYPYQTWLKQWSKEDEEKVNHALKMTNMHELKDQLVDSLSGGQRQRAWIAMTLAQDTDTILLDEPTTYLDLTHQIEILDLLYELNEKEQRTIVMVLHDINLACRYAHNVVAILNGDVYAEGDPENIINQNLICDVFCMNCDIVKDPLFGTPLCIPHGRGRKII
- a CDS encoding FecCD family ABC transporter permease, which codes for MNMIKLRNKYFSLLFNKRSFSVLIIALLLLISSFIVSLTIGDRYISIPKVLSVIFGEGEKIDELFIQAFRMPRIIIAIFAGISLAIAGAILQGLVRNPLASPDILGITGGAGAAVVLFFAIFSDNRTNQLTVSIKWLPLAAFIGAIISLVFVYALAYKDGELKPLRLVLVGVGFSALAQATTSFFMIIGPIFRATEANMWLTGSVYGANWEQVKIISVWTLVLIVLALSFIRQINTQQLGDEVSTSLGVQVEKNRLILLFISTALVAGAVAFAGAIAFVGLIAPHIARKIVGASYGVLIPLSGIIGAIMVLVADTIGRTVFSPIQIPAGVFTAVIGAPYFIYLLFKTGKR
- a CDS encoding FecCD family ABC transporter permease codes for the protein MLIHPRSRVIVLVACILLLVICFFSSILLGYTDTSFTSLIHSFTQFDGSNEQLIIQNVRVPRAIIAAIVGASLAIAGLFMQVLTKNPLASPSVLGINAGASMLIVLSITFFHLQSPNATIWLSFMGATLSAVFVFGLSSIGKDGATPLKITLAGVSIAAMFSSITQGLLVTNEVALEQVLFWLAGSVQGRSLDSLHMVLPYIVIAWVVSFALGGKINTFMLGEDVSRALGQNTALLKTTLVVLVIILAGGAVSIAGPIGLVGIIVPQIVRMFVKNDYRWMIPFCGIFGAILLLLADVGSRYILMPEETPVGIMTAVIGAPFFIYLARKGGTVK
- a CDS encoding ABC transporter substrate-binding protein, translating into MKKLKISSLIALFIAAIMVLGACGTKKSDEASGKESKKANTITIEHAMGKTKVPLNPKRAVILTNEGTEALLALGVKPVGAVKSWTGNPWYDHISKDMDGVEVVGVESEVNLEKIANLKPDLIIGNKMRQEKVYEQLSAIAPTVFAETLRGDWQENFKFYAKVLNKEEQGNTVLADYTKRVDELKGELGEKVNQKISMVRFMGADVRIYHQDTFSGVILKQLGFQRPEEQNAPDFAEKGVTKERIPAMDGDYIFYFTFDDGKESGTKLEKEFTEDPLFKKLNASKNGHVIKVNDVTWNTAGGIKAAYLMLDDIEKIFTK